From the Oleiharenicola lentus genome, one window contains:
- a CDS encoding methyl-accepting chemotaxis protein, which translates to MTLGTKIIIAVLVALALSVGAALFVQSRVIHQQGVSMTINEMRSMVVEAENVRESISALGQRGAFDRKKLFEEYKASGDLRGSTLYRTIPVVAAWEAIRQAASGSGYTFRVPKHQARNPDNTPTAAEAEILRQLESGTQAEYIHEDRAANQLVFARPIKLSQDCLACHGDPANSPTKDGKDILGFTMENWKTGEVHGAFVLTTSLDRVDAIARASMLRTVGWVLPLAVVVGLTFTLFNRRVIVKPLRDSISHIERASTETSAASRQINAASHQLASGASEQAASLEETSASLEELASMTKRNADHAREARTTAGQARVTADTGSTRMHQMETAMHSIEAANQEITKILKTIDEIAFQTNILALNAAVEAARAGEHGAGFAVVAEEVRALAQRSASAAKETATKIEDCVQKSQHGVQISTEAAHSFEEILGHVRTLERLVGEIATASEEQSQGVAQINTAVAQMDKVTQLNASSAEETSAAATELNSQAAALNDAIARLHGIIEVGAGHASGHAAAPIVRPARPTGPAPSRAAARQANDTAHFV; encoded by the coding sequence ATGACATTAGGCACAAAAATCATCATTGCCGTCCTGGTGGCCCTCGCGCTGAGCGTAGGCGCCGCCTTGTTCGTCCAGAGCCGGGTTATCCACCAACAGGGCGTGAGCATGACAATCAATGAGATGCGCTCCATGGTGGTCGAAGCCGAGAATGTCCGCGAAAGCATCTCCGCGCTCGGCCAGCGCGGGGCCTTTGATCGCAAGAAGCTGTTTGAGGAATACAAGGCCTCCGGCGATCTCCGCGGCTCCACCCTCTACCGCACCATCCCGGTCGTCGCCGCTTGGGAAGCCATCCGCCAGGCCGCCAGCGGCTCCGGCTACACCTTCCGCGTGCCCAAGCACCAGGCCCGCAACCCCGACAACACGCCGACCGCCGCCGAGGCCGAGATCCTCCGCCAGCTCGAATCCGGCACCCAGGCCGAATACATCCACGAAGACCGCGCGGCCAACCAGCTGGTTTTCGCCCGGCCCATCAAGCTCAGCCAGGACTGCCTCGCCTGCCACGGCGATCCCGCCAACAGCCCGACCAAGGACGGCAAGGACATCCTCGGCTTCACCATGGAAAACTGGAAGACCGGCGAGGTGCACGGCGCCTTCGTGCTCACCACCTCCCTCGACCGCGTGGACGCCATCGCCCGCGCCAGCATGCTGCGCACCGTCGGCTGGGTCCTCCCGCTCGCGGTCGTTGTCGGCCTGACCTTCACCCTCTTCAACCGCCGCGTGATCGTGAAACCCCTGCGCGATTCCATCAGCCACATCGAGCGCGCCAGCACCGAGACCAGCGCCGCCTCGCGCCAGATCAACGCCGCCAGCCACCAGCTCGCCAGCGGCGCCAGCGAACAGGCCGCCTCCCTCGAGGAAACCTCCGCCTCGCTCGAGGAACTCGCGTCCATGACCAAGCGCAACGCCGACCACGCCCGGGAGGCCCGCACCACCGCCGGCCAGGCCCGGGTCACCGCGGACACCGGCAGCACCCGCATGCACCAGATGGAAACCGCCATGCACTCCATCGAGGCGGCCAACCAGGAAATCACCAAGATTCTCAAGACCATCGACGAGATCGCCTTCCAGACCAACATCCTCGCGCTCAACGCCGCGGTCGAGGCCGCCCGCGCCGGCGAGCATGGCGCCGGCTTCGCCGTCGTCGCCGAGGAAGTCCGCGCCCTCGCGCAGCGCTCGGCCTCGGCCGCCAAGGAGACCGCCACCAAGATCGAGGATTGCGTGCAGAAGAGCCAGCACGGCGTGCAGATCAGCACCGAGGCCGCCCACAGCTTCGAGGAAATCCTCGGCCACGTCCGCACCCTCGAACGCCTCGTCGGCGAGATCGCGACCGCCTCGGAGGAACAGAGCCAGGGTGTCGCCCAGATCAACACCGCCGTCGCGCAGATGGACAAGGTCACCCAGCTCAACGCCAGCAGCGCCGAGGAAACCTCCGCCGCCGCCACCGAGCTCAATTCCCAGGCCGCCGCCCTCAACGACGCCATCGCCCGCCTGCACGGCATCATCGAGGTGGGCGCCGGGCACGCTTCCGGCCACGCCGCGGCCCCGATCGTCAGGCCCGCGCGCCCCACGGGCCCCGCGCCCTCGCGGGCGGCTGCGCGCCAGGCCAACGACACCGCGCACTTCGTCTGA
- a CDS encoding toprim domain-containing protein, which translates to MASNYTEASIKTLSSLEHIRLRPGMYIGRLGNGAHAEDGIYVLLKETIDNSIDEFMMGGGRKIEVELTDRTVRVRDYGRGIPLGKLVDCVSIINTGAKYDSETFQKAVGLNGVGQKAVNALSLTYRAQAIRDGETKVVEFEQGKLKSQSRVTKTDERTGTIIEFTPDEKLFGKDFRFRTEFIEDMLWNYAFLNRGLTLTLNGKPFKSEHGLKDLLTKELSGEPLYPIIHLEGEDIEIAVTHGKHYGEEYWSFVNGQHTTMGGTHLAAFREAFVETLRNHFKKDFDAADVRQSIDAAIVVRVQEPVFESQTKTKLGSTEVGPKGPTIKEFVGKFVQQALDVYLHKNRETAEIIKQKIEENEHERKELAGIRNIARERAKKASLHNKKLRDCRLHLGDRNPRAEESTLFIVEGDSAAGSLTATRDVQTQAVFALKGKPLNTYGLTKKVIYENEEFHLLQSALNIEDGLDGLRYNRIVIATDADVDGMHIRLLLLSFFLQFFPDVIRNNHLFILQTPLFRVRNKKITRYCYDEREKQAAIEECGASHEITRFKGLGEISAGEFKDFIGENIRLDPVNLHHLYSSDELLSFFMGKNTPERQDFIIDNLRVEKDLVEA; encoded by the coding sequence ATGGCCTCCAACTACACTGAAGCCAGCATCAAGACCCTCAGCTCGCTCGAGCACATCCGCCTCCGCCCGGGCATGTATATCGGGCGCCTCGGCAACGGCGCGCACGCCGAGGACGGCATCTACGTCCTGCTCAAGGAGACCATCGACAACTCCATCGACGAATTCATGATGGGCGGCGGCCGCAAGATCGAGGTCGAGCTCACCGACCGCACCGTCAGGGTCCGCGACTACGGCCGCGGCATCCCGCTCGGCAAACTGGTGGACTGCGTCTCCATCATCAACACCGGCGCCAAATACGATTCCGAGACCTTCCAGAAGGCCGTCGGCCTCAACGGCGTCGGCCAGAAGGCCGTCAACGCCCTCTCCCTCACCTACCGCGCCCAGGCCATCCGCGACGGCGAGACCAAGGTCGTCGAGTTCGAGCAGGGCAAGCTGAAGTCCCAGTCGCGCGTCACCAAGACTGATGAGCGTACCGGCACGATCATCGAGTTCACGCCCGACGAGAAACTCTTCGGCAAGGACTTCAGGTTCCGCACCGAGTTCATCGAGGACATGCTCTGGAACTACGCCTTCCTCAACCGCGGCCTCACCCTCACGCTCAACGGCAAGCCCTTCAAGTCCGAGCACGGCCTCAAGGATCTCCTCACCAAGGAACTCTCCGGCGAACCCCTCTACCCCATCATCCACCTCGAGGGCGAGGACATCGAGATCGCCGTCACCCACGGCAAGCACTACGGCGAGGAATACTGGTCTTTCGTCAACGGCCAGCACACCACCATGGGCGGCACCCACCTCGCCGCCTTCCGCGAGGCCTTCGTCGAGACCCTGCGCAACCATTTCAAAAAGGACTTCGACGCCGCCGACGTCCGCCAGTCCATCGACGCCGCCATCGTCGTCCGTGTGCAGGAGCCGGTCTTCGAGTCCCAGACCAAGACCAAGCTCGGTTCCACCGAGGTCGGCCCCAAGGGCCCCACGATCAAGGAATTCGTCGGCAAGTTCGTCCAGCAGGCCCTCGACGTCTATCTCCACAAAAACCGCGAGACCGCCGAGATCATCAAGCAGAAGATCGAGGAGAACGAACACGAGCGCAAGGAGCTCGCCGGCATCCGCAACATCGCCCGCGAGCGCGCCAAGAAGGCCTCGCTCCACAACAAGAAGCTCCGCGACTGCCGCCTCCACCTCGGCGACCGCAACCCGCGCGCCGAGGAGTCCACCCTCTTCATCGTCGAGGGCGACTCCGCCGCCGGCTCCCTCACCGCCACGCGCGACGTCCAGACCCAGGCCGTCTTCGCCCTCAAGGGCAAGCCGCTCAACACCTACGGCCTCACCAAGAAGGTCATCTACGAGAACGAGGAATTCCACCTCCTCCAGTCCGCCCTCAACATCGAGGACGGCCTCGACGGCCTGCGCTACAACCGGATCGTCATCGCCACCGACGCCGACGTGGACGGCATGCACATCCGGCTGCTGCTGCTTTCGTTCTTCCTCCAGTTCTTCCCCGACGTCATCCGCAACAACCATCTCTTCATCCTGCAGACGCCGCTCTTCCGCGTCCGCAACAAGAAGATCACCCGCTATTGCTACGACGAACGTGAGAAGCAGGCCGCCATCGAAGAATGCGGCGCCAGCCACGAGATCACCCGCTTCAAGGGCCTCGGCGAAATCAGCGCGGGCGAGTTCAAGGACTTCATCGGCGAGAACATCCGCCTCGACCCGGTGAACCTCCACCACCTCTACAGCTCCGACGAACTCCTGAGCTTCTTCATGGGCAAGAACACCCCCGAGCGGCAGGACTTCATCATCGACAACCTCCGCGTGGAGAAGGACCTCGTGGAGGCGTGA
- a CDS encoding response regulator — MRILIAEDDPYSQLILRMMLEKEPGCEVVTSANGAEAWKLLETGPAFDLCILDIMMPELNGLQLAARMRDDPRFEDQPIIFCTALNDRGSVEQATQLAVSHYITKPYKRDHIIRQVHRAVAQRGDGCRIEPVAKVAERLGLDPGQIEQLLEGVQAEVEKLSAELTAAAEKFREPTTGIRLNALKGAAANLGARRLAEELSELESAQLIVTQQPGFDWGAILKRVAAETGHIRRKLAAMRPAAA; from the coding sequence ATGCGCATCCTCATTGCCGAAGACGACCCCTATTCCCAACTGATTCTCCGCATGATGTTGGAGAAGGAGCCCGGCTGCGAGGTTGTGACCTCGGCCAACGGGGCGGAGGCGTGGAAGCTCCTCGAGACCGGCCCGGCGTTCGACCTGTGCATCCTCGACATCATGATGCCCGAGCTCAACGGGCTCCAACTCGCGGCCCGCATGCGGGATGATCCGCGTTTTGAGGATCAACCCATCATTTTCTGCACCGCCTTGAATGACCGCGGTTCCGTGGAGCAGGCCACGCAGCTGGCGGTCAGCCACTACATCACCAAGCCCTACAAGCGCGACCATATCATCCGCCAGGTGCACCGGGCCGTGGCGCAACGCGGCGACGGTTGCCGGATCGAACCCGTGGCCAAGGTGGCGGAGCGGCTCGGCCTCGACCCCGGCCAGATCGAACAGCTGCTGGAGGGCGTGCAGGCCGAGGTGGAAAAGCTCTCGGCCGAGCTGACGGCCGCCGCGGAAAAATTTCGGGAACCAACCACCGGCATCCGGCTCAACGCGCTCAAGGGCGCGGCGGCCAACCTCGGGGCCCGGCGCCTGGCCGAGGAACTCAGCGAGTTGGAATCCGCGCAGCTCATCGTGACCCAGCAACCCGGCTTTGACTGGGGGGCGATTCTCAAGCGGGTCGCAGCCGAAACCGGGCACATCCGGCGAAAGCTGGCCGCCATGCGACCCGCTGCGGCGTAG
- a CDS encoding TlpA family protein disulfide reductase codes for MSRTLLALALLLSIPGARAAEKGPEPLVVARGERVELADYLVAGKITVFDFTSRYCGPCRMYDEPLKGLHQKRADLAVVKVDINRPDVKRIDWDSPVARQYHMDSLPRFKIFGPDGKLLAEDVGDHKPARALVNEWCEALGY; via the coding sequence ATGAGCCGGACGCTTCTCGCCCTCGCCCTCCTGCTGTCCATCCCCGGCGCGCGCGCGGCGGAAAAGGGGCCCGAACCCCTGGTCGTGGCCCGCGGAGAGCGCGTTGAACTCGCCGACTACCTTGTGGCCGGGAAGATCACGGTCTTCGATTTCACCAGCCGCTATTGTGGGCCGTGCCGGATGTATGACGAACCGCTCAAGGGCCTGCACCAGAAACGGGCCGACCTCGCCGTGGTCAAGGTCGACATCAACCGGCCCGACGTGAAGCGCATCGACTGGGACTCCCCGGTCGCGCGGCAGTATCACATGGATTCCCTCCCGCGCTTCAAGATCTTCGGCCCCGACGGCAAGCTGCTGGCCGAGGATGTCGGCGACCACAAGCCGGCCCGCGCCCTGGTCAACGAGTGGTGCGAGGCGCTTGGCTACTGA
- a CDS encoding TlpA family protein disulfide reductase, which produces MKRLFTLLAVAGLFSSALIGATKSAEPLRIAQGETVQLSDYLVPGKTVIFDFTSKYCPPCRAYDEPLHKLHTTRDDLVVVKVDINRPGVTRIDWDSPVAQQFELRSIPQFKVYGPDGKLLAEDRISQQVRDAAARKLVDRWIAKLK; this is translated from the coding sequence ATGAAACGCCTCTTCACCCTGCTTGCCGTTGCCGGTTTGTTTTCCTCCGCGCTGATCGGCGCCACCAAGTCCGCCGAGCCGCTGCGCATCGCGCAGGGCGAGACCGTCCAGCTCTCCGACTACCTCGTGCCGGGCAAGACGGTGATCTTCGACTTCACCAGCAAATACTGCCCGCCCTGCCGCGCCTACGACGAGCCGTTGCACAAACTGCACACCACGCGTGACGACCTCGTGGTCGTGAAGGTGGACATCAACCGCCCGGGCGTCACGCGCATCGACTGGGACTCGCCGGTCGCCCAGCAGTTCGAACTCCGGTCCATCCCGCAGTTCAAGGTCTATGGCCCCGACGGCAAACTGCTCGCCGAGGACCGCATCAGCCAGCAGGTCCGCGATGCCGCGGCCCGCAAGCTCGTGGACCGCTGGATCGCTAAGCTGAAGTGA
- a CDS encoding tetratricopeptide repeat protein, with protein sequence MHPFFLSRPFRTLFVTALLAGSFVSSAAISVQIPAADLELKSPRYAPALQSLRRSDFHEVHRLAGALLAENEKDSSAHLLRALAYVGQEKHLQAIDQAVAARGAEGRDAVAILRVLATTYARSSRPYLAYACLQRARTIGTTPAIDRDLALIYLGQGRVAKARALLEGLPPEHADPEALSRCCLMLGDLPAAQAAARRALELDPKNHRALLLRGTAELLAGETAAAATFRQLTENSDGAALVGHYVGLAAFARRDYGTALTAMQSLLQKHPGLREAHLIAGLSLQMQSRHEEARSSAEAVLAGNPQDAVASLLLAAAEKGAGRKDEALRALHRSDAVLIEFETPSAGGARDWTAAQAGQFAAATFLLTEGLARDARSWATDGDTTADPLLALIAVRADLALGRREAVSAACTALVERHPQLVTPLTELAQLAATEARAGQVRAHLQAAVARSGASVRLQLVAGEIAYRSGLYDLAETCFRRVIVLDPSSAVGHNQLAWTLADKLRRPAEALPLAKTALNLSPRNPNSIDTLAWTNHLLGDDLEALRLYQPLLKALPINPSTLHRMALVHEKVGRKGIAAELYEKALSISDDFPEAAASEQSLHAIWATF encoded by the coding sequence ATGCATCCGTTTTTTCTGTCTCGGCCTTTTCGCACGCTTTTTGTCACGGCCCTCCTTGCCGGTTCGTTCGTTTCATCCGCCGCCATCTCGGTCCAGATTCCGGCCGCTGATCTGGAGCTGAAGTCACCGCGCTATGCCCCCGCCCTCCAGTCGCTTCGCCGCAGTGACTTTCATGAAGTGCACCGGCTCGCCGGGGCCTTGTTGGCCGAGAACGAAAAGGATTCCTCCGCCCACCTGTTGCGGGCCCTGGCGTATGTGGGCCAGGAAAAACACCTCCAGGCGATCGACCAGGCCGTTGCGGCCCGCGGGGCCGAGGGCCGGGACGCCGTCGCCATCCTCCGTGTGCTGGCTACCACCTACGCAAGGTCCAGCCGGCCTTACCTCGCCTACGCCTGCCTGCAACGAGCCCGGACCATCGGCACCACTCCCGCGATCGATCGCGACCTCGCGCTGATCTATCTGGGGCAGGGCCGCGTCGCCAAGGCACGAGCACTCTTGGAAGGGCTGCCGCCTGAGCATGCCGACCCGGAGGCCCTTAGTCGCTGTTGTCTCATGCTCGGTGATCTGCCCGCCGCGCAAGCCGCGGCCCGGCGGGCGCTGGAACTTGATCCCAAAAATCACCGCGCCCTCCTGCTCCGCGGCACCGCCGAACTGCTCGCCGGCGAAACCGCGGCCGCGGCCACTTTCCGCCAGCTCACGGAGAACAGCGACGGCGCTGCACTCGTCGGTCACTATGTCGGTCTCGCCGCCTTTGCCCGGCGGGACTACGGAACTGCGCTCACGGCGATGCAATCCCTCCTGCAGAAGCACCCCGGCCTGCGCGAAGCGCATCTCATCGCCGGCCTGAGCCTCCAGATGCAGTCCCGCCACGAGGAAGCACGGAGCAGCGCCGAAGCCGTCCTCGCCGGCAATCCGCAGGACGCGGTGGCGAGCCTCCTGCTGGCAGCCGCGGAAAAAGGTGCCGGGCGCAAGGACGAGGCCCTGCGTGCCCTGCACCGCAGCGATGCCGTGCTGATCGAGTTCGAGACTCCGTCCGCCGGCGGCGCCCGCGACTGGACCGCGGCCCAGGCCGGACAATTCGCCGCGGCCACCTTCCTGCTCACAGAAGGCCTCGCCCGCGATGCTCGCTCCTGGGCGACAGACGGCGACACCACCGCCGACCCTTTGCTGGCCCTCATCGCCGTCCGCGCCGATCTCGCGCTGGGGCGTCGTGAGGCGGTATCAGCCGCCTGCACCGCACTGGTCGAGCGGCACCCGCAGCTGGTCACGCCGTTAACCGAGCTGGCGCAACTGGCCGCGACTGAAGCCCGCGCCGGGCAGGTTCGCGCACACTTGCAGGCGGCGGTGGCCCGCTCCGGTGCTTCCGTCCGGCTCCAGCTCGTCGCCGGCGAGATCGCCTACCGTAGCGGCCTCTATGATCTGGCCGAGACTTGCTTCCGCCGTGTGATCGTTTTGGACCCAAGCTCCGCGGTTGGCCACAACCAGCTGGCCTGGACCCTCGCCGACAAACTCCGCCGGCCGGCCGAGGCGCTGCCCCTCGCCAAAACCGCCCTCAACCTCTCACCTCGCAATCCGAACAGCATCGACACGCTCGCCTGGACCAACCACCTGCTCGGCGATGACCTGGAAGCGCTACGGCTCTATCAGCCTCTGCTCAAGGCCCTCCCGATCAACCCATCAACCTTGCACCGCATGGCCTTGGTCCATGAAAAGGTCGGCCGCAAGGGTATCGCGGCGGAACTCTACGAAAAGGCCCTGTCGATTTCAGATGATTTTCCAGAGGCGGCCGCGTCCGAGCAGTCGTTGCACGCTATTTGGGCCACTTTCTGA
- a CDS encoding DUF1684 domain-containing protein, translating into MPPRLLRIFLLAGVLAAPAFAADPADYVQSVEQWRAGRLERLTRADGWLALIGRHPLEVGVWSVGSAPGNAIRLAAGPDQLGTVTRTGDNTLTFALADGVEAAIDGTTERTAPLATSSAGKPTYVRAGTVNFYILEQGGRYFLRVRDSESARRKNFAGLDNYPVDPKWRIEANWVPFATPRQLPITNVVGLTQDAACPGKAVFTLDGRTYELLPLQDSPDDDLFFILTDATAGEETYEASRFLYSAPPKDGKVVLDFNRLYNPPCAFTPFTTCPLPPKENVLPFRLTAGEKKYRDKP; encoded by the coding sequence ATGCCGCCCCGCCTCCTCCGCATTTTCCTGCTGGCGGGCGTGCTCGCCGCCCCCGCCTTCGCGGCCGATCCCGCCGACTACGTCCAGTCCGTCGAGCAATGGCGCGCCGGCCGCCTTGAGCGCCTCACCCGCGCCGACGGCTGGCTCGCGCTCATCGGCCGTCACCCCCTGGAGGTCGGCGTGTGGTCCGTCGGCTCCGCCCCGGGCAACGCGATCCGGCTCGCGGCCGGGCCCGACCAGCTCGGTACCGTCACCCGCACCGGCGACAACACCCTCACCTTCGCCCTGGCCGACGGCGTGGAGGCCGCCATCGACGGCACGACCGAGCGCACCGCCCCGCTCGCTACCAGCAGCGCCGGGAAACCCACCTACGTGCGCGCCGGCACGGTCAATTTCTACATCCTCGAGCAGGGCGGTCGCTACTTCCTGCGCGTGCGCGACAGCGAATCCGCCCGCCGCAAGAACTTCGCCGGTCTCGACAACTATCCCGTGGACCCGAAGTGGCGCATCGAGGCGAACTGGGTGCCCTTTGCCACCCCGCGCCAGCTGCCCATCACCAACGTGGTCGGCCTCACCCAGGATGCCGCCTGCCCGGGTAAGGCCGTGTTCACCCTCGACGGACGGACCTACGAACTGCTGCCCCTGCAGGACTCGCCCGACGACGACCTGTTCTTCATCCTCACCGACGCCACAGCCGGCGAGGAGACCTACGAGGCCAGCCGCTTCCTCTACAGCGCGCCGCCCAAGGACGGGAAGGTCGTCCTCGACTTCAACCGGCTCTACAACCCGCCCTGCGCGTTCACCCCCTTCACCACCTGCCCCCTGCCGCCGAAGGAGAACGTCCTGCCCTTCCGGCTCACCGCCGGAGAGAAGAAATACCGGGACAAACCTTGA
- a CDS encoding response regulator transcription factor — MSVHFPVSLHPKILLVDDCDLHRAVCSEVLRHAGYQVMEAGDGLEGLRSWSQHPADLVILDVNMPGLDGWGTLARLRQLGFEGPVIIFSSETSVDCRVRGLTEGADDYICKPCDDRELLARVNASLRRHGAAAPARLPVLHFGDTVVDLARSSARNSAGDLHLTRTELALLALFARHGDRTLPRSFILHELWGYDGELPTRTVETHIYRLRHKLGDSADAPRWIITVPGGYRMQADLEPVAA, encoded by the coding sequence ATGTCTGTCCATTTCCCAGTCTCGCTTCACCCCAAGATACTCCTCGTCGATGATTGCGATCTGCACCGTGCGGTGTGCTCCGAGGTGCTGCGCCACGCCGGTTATCAGGTGATGGAGGCGGGTGACGGTTTGGAAGGATTGCGGAGCTGGAGCCAGCATCCGGCCGACCTGGTGATTCTCGATGTCAACATGCCCGGCTTGGACGGCTGGGGCACCCTGGCGCGACTCCGCCAACTCGGATTCGAAGGCCCGGTCATCATTTTCTCCTCCGAAACCAGCGTGGACTGCCGGGTGCGCGGGCTGACGGAGGGGGCGGACGATTACATCTGCAAGCCTTGTGACGACCGGGAGTTGCTGGCCCGGGTCAATGCCTCGTTGCGGCGCCACGGGGCCGCGGCCCCGGCGCGGTTGCCGGTCCTGCATTTTGGGGACACGGTGGTGGACCTGGCCCGGAGCTCCGCGCGGAACAGCGCGGGCGACCTGCACCTGACGCGCACGGAACTGGCGCTGCTGGCGCTTTTTGCCCGGCACGGCGACCGGACATTGCCGCGCAGCTTCATTCTGCACGAGCTGTGGGGTTACGATGGCGAACTGCCAACCCGCACCGTGGAGACGCACATCTACCGACTCCGGCACAAGCTGGGTGATTCGGCCGACGCTCCCCGCTGGATCATCACCGTGCCCGGCGGCTACCGGATGCAGGCGGATCTCGAGCCGGTGGCGGCGTAG
- a CDS encoding DsbA family oxidoreductase, translated as MKVTYYLEVLSSWCHWAEPVWTELKRSYAGRVEFEWRIALMNPGDFPGSQAQCDWFYRRSGGTVMHSPYMLNSGWFEAERKGRYEAPNLVAEAARDFGFNGDEIRLALAHAALREGQKIGDLATAVKVAAKAAHSTGSGQAKIDPKKLLKAAESNVVKDRVATSTADFHAHQINQRPAFVLTDPIGDKAVFSGLVRIEPLAATIDAMLADSAAYAAHLTHHGAVPKV; from the coding sequence ATGAAAGTCACCTACTACCTCGAGGTGTTGTCGTCCTGGTGCCACTGGGCCGAGCCGGTCTGGACGGAGCTGAAGAGAAGCTATGCCGGGCGTGTGGAGTTTGAATGGCGCATCGCCCTCATGAATCCCGGCGACTTCCCGGGGTCGCAGGCGCAGTGCGACTGGTTCTACCGGCGCAGCGGAGGCACGGTGATGCACTCGCCCTACATGCTGAACTCCGGCTGGTTCGAGGCGGAGCGCAAGGGCCGCTACGAGGCGCCCAACCTGGTGGCCGAGGCCGCGCGGGACTTCGGTTTCAACGGCGACGAGATCCGCCTCGCGCTGGCGCACGCCGCGCTGCGCGAGGGCCAGAAGATTGGTGATCTGGCCACGGCGGTAAAGGTCGCGGCCAAGGCGGCCCATTCGACAGGCTCAGGGCAGGCCAAGATCGACCCCAAGAAGCTGCTCAAGGCCGCCGAGTCCAACGTGGTGAAGGACCGCGTCGCCACCAGCACGGCGGATTTTCATGCCCACCAGATCAACCAGCGGCCGGCTTTCGTGTTGACCGACCCCATCGGTGACAAGGCGGTGTTCTCCGGCCTCGTGCGGATCGAGCCGCTGGCCGCGACCATTGACGCGATGCTGGCGGACTCCGCGGCCTACGCCGCGCACCTCACGCATCACGGCGCGGTGCCGAAGGTGTGA
- a CDS encoding VPDSG-CTERM sorting domain-containing protein, with product MKNKLILTAIAATALAIAPTVKADLQPVGIWNGKVGMSIDAVGSNNSPAGMIQAQIPVGASIKAAYLYSAGTPYPWYANSPKTLTDYNSSGITLAGNAVTFDALVGASAIPNRPDIGNWFTARADVTSIVTSLAAGGGNFSWAVNEGTKNSFIDGEVLAIVYEHSSLATGSVVFLDGGLNTAGETSSVNFANPLGNVSDPNFVADMSLAISFSTGGSQSSQVDINGTRLTSSAGGYDDGILSDGGLITAGGIGDSNANPGSAFSTGSSSYDDELYSLKPFLSAGDTSFSIYSKNPSNDDNLFFMGLRISAEISQVNDTPAPGVPDSGSTVALLGLAAGGMAFLRRRFARA from the coding sequence ATGAAAAACAAATTGATCCTCACCGCAATCGCCGCGACGGCGCTAGCGATCGCTCCCACCGTGAAGGCCGACCTTCAACCCGTTGGCATCTGGAACGGTAAGGTTGGCATGTCGATTGACGCCGTTGGCAGCAACAATTCCCCCGCCGGCATGATCCAAGCCCAGATCCCTGTCGGAGCCAGCATCAAGGCCGCCTACCTCTATAGCGCGGGCACGCCGTATCCGTGGTATGCCAATTCTCCGAAGACCCTGACCGATTACAACAGCTCGGGCATCACGCTCGCCGGCAATGCGGTGACGTTTGACGCGCTCGTTGGCGCTTCCGCGATCCCGAACCGGCCCGACATCGGCAACTGGTTCACCGCACGTGCCGACGTGACCTCAATCGTTACCAGTCTGGCGGCCGGTGGCGGCAACTTCAGCTGGGCGGTCAATGAAGGCACGAAGAACTCCTTCATCGATGGCGAGGTGCTGGCCATCGTTTATGAGCACAGCAGCCTGGCCACTGGCAGTGTGGTGTTCCTCGATGGCGGCCTGAACACCGCCGGCGAGACCAGCTCGGTCAATTTCGCCAACCCGCTCGGCAACGTTTCCGATCCCAACTTTGTCGCCGACATGTCGCTGGCCATCAGCTTCAGCACCGGTGGATCCCAGAGCAGCCAGGTCGACATCAACGGCACCCGGCTCACTTCGTCGGCGGGCGGCTATGATGACGGAATCCTGTCGGATGGCGGTCTCATCACTGCTGGTGGCATCGGTGACTCCAATGCCAATCCTGGCAGCGCCTTTAGCACCGGAAGCTCTTCCTATGACGACGAGCTCTACAGCCTGAAGCCGTTCCTGAGCGCGGGCGATACGTCATTCTCGATCTACTCGAAGAACCCCAGCAACGACGACAACCTGTTCTTCATGGGTCTGCGCATTTCGGCCGAGATTTCTCAAGTGAACGACACGCCGGCACCTGGCGTGCCGGACAGCGGCTCCACCGTGGCGCTGCTGGGCCTCGCGGCTGGCGGCATGGCGTTTCTGCGCCGCCGGTTCGCCCGCGCATAA